The genomic segment GAACAATCACAGATAAAGCAATTTTTACACATTACTCGCTCATTACATTTGGATTCCCAAGTCAAGTACTGCATGCTAGCATTAGGATTGGGCGATTTATACCTACGTCTGCCACTCAGTTTGACTTACCAGGAAAAGATTTGGGATCACGCAGCTGGTAACGTACTGGTGCAAGAAGCAGGTGGAATCCACACAGATGCTATGGAAAACGTACCTCTAAATTTTGCCAGCGGCAGAACTCTTCTAACCAAAGGTGTTATTGCATCTAGTGGTCCCCCAGGAATTCACGATAGGGTTGTCGGTGCTTCTAACAAGATCATTAGCTCAAGATTGGTATAAGGCAACTCGGTCTCGAGCTGTAGCCCGAGGAGATACAGATTGCTGATTACGATTGCCAGTAGCGTTTCTCCTACATTTAGACAATCCACCAATATCCATAATACAATGTAGTATAAGTATGGTTATAATGCAGTATATAGCGTATTCACCCGTTCACGtgcttcttttcttcttatccttTGCCCCTAAGgaaacttttcaacaaatgGGAACGCAACTTCATTCAAAGCAGTAATAACCGACAAACAATCCGAAGTGTAAACATATAAGAGCTTTTTGAACCTCTGAGAGGTTATTAAAGGTGCTGTTAAATATCCTATCAAACACAAGACTGATACGGGGCTCTTTCGTTCAATTACTTTTCCCTCGTCGTTACCGATTTCCCTTCTGTTACTAAACTTGCATACGGTATAACGCACGTAAAACTTTTTCCCATAACAAAGGAAACAGCTAATTGAATGTGATTATACGTAAACTATATCCAAGGAATAGGTGTTGGAAACGATGTCTaatttggtaaaagaaCTGTCTCACACTACAAGACCACCTCTACCGACGAATAATCCTCATGATTTACCGCTACCGCACCAATTACTTCACCATAACACTACGGCTGCCAACCAAGTCCTAGGTTTACCAGGGATGTTCTCCACATTCAACGCCGGTCAGTTAAAAAGGTTGAGAACTGTTGCAATTACTTCATCTGCATTGTCACTAGCCTTTGGTGTCGTGGCGGTTTTCTGTCTTATTAATATTGACAAAAGGCGTAAAGTCTTTAGACATGACCTTCTGTTTTTCCTGATCGTTTGTGGGTTTATCAAAGCTTTGGTTCTTATGATCTATCCGATGGTGATTTTAATCAGAGACAGTGTCTATTTTAATCCATACTTTTTTAACATTTTGGGGTGGTTTACGGCATACACGGTGGAAGGTTCAGATTTAGctatcttcttctttgcagTCCATTTTGGGCTGCTGATCTTTAGACCTTCCAGGAAATGGCGAAACAGAAGAACAGGGAATTTAGAAGGAGGCCTCTATAGGATGAGAGCTCTGATATGGCCATTAACTGGTTCAATACCGCTTTTGTTAGCTAGTCTAGCGTTCGTGGATTTTACaattattgatgaaaagaaattactAGAGGAAACTACATTGGTGTTGTATAATCAAAGATatgaatccaaaaattaTGCAAGAATTGGTGGCTATAAGCCATACAGCGCATGGTGTTACTTGCCTCCATATCCCTTGTGGTACAAACTAGTTTTGAGTTGGGGACCCCGGTACTTTTTGATTATATTCATTTTAACTCTTTATGCTGCCATCTACGCATTTGTGGTGAAGGAAAGCagaaagatcaagagaGAATTGGGCGATTTTAGACGGAACAATGATGGAGATGAAGAtagaggaagaaaaaaatctgTGAAAAGCAGAAGCCTTCGATTCTCGCGGTTTTTCACTAAGCCAATTGCTGCTTTGATGAGAGCCATTAAAAGCTTTTGTATCTCCACAGATGACATAAGCGAACAGGAAAGAGATGTCTCAGGAGCAGGTACTCAAGAACATGGCATGTTcctttcctttttcaaCGGTATGAATGAAGCAAATGGTCGAGGGGGTCACGACCACAACAAACATACCGGCAACAACGATGGTTATCATAAtgacaataataatactaatactaataatcATAATTATAACCAGAATAATATTATCGGTGCTGGATTGGGTAATGATAGTGGGCGGGTTACGCGACAAATGATGGGAAACCCACACCAACTCCATATCGATTCAGTTATTCAAGAGGGCTGTGAAAATTtagacgaagaagaaggcaACAGTCAAGTCTCTGAAGATTTATTTGGAGCACTATCAAATCCAAGCGGGTTGCACAACGAGAACGAAGCTCCCCCTTCTccagaggaagatgatcACCGATTAAAGCCTAGTAATTCAAAAATGGGCGTATCACCAATTCACAGTATATTTAGACCATTAGGtggtaaaaaaaatcatcctgaaaaatccaatgCGCATACAGatcagaagaaagaaaggGTAAATGATGTGCAGGCAGATTTCCAGAGACACACTTATGCCGAAATGAAAAGACGTAGATTACAGATTCAGAGAAACGTTAAGTTGATTTTCGTCTATCCGTTTTCGTATATCGccatttggattttccCCTTAGTGGTTGATATCACACAATACAGGTATGAAATAACACACGGCCCTATAGTTTGGCTAGCATATATTGCCACCATCGTACAGCCGCTAAACTGTTTTGTGGATACGATTGTCTTCCTGTTTAGAGAACGTCCATGGAAATATTCTTGGCGTGAAGTGGAAACAAAGGAACTTATGGATGCCTATATGCTTAAGGGGGAACTAAATGAAAGTGATATTGCGGAATTATGCTCCAGTGAATTAGGTAGAAGAGGCTGGTACTTTCGTGGGAGACTTGAGAGGAAAGATTGTTGGAGGCATCAACCAGCAAGATGGAAACGTATCGCTTGGTATCTTTACCGTTTCTTTAAAGgaactttcaaaaaagaTTACGATTTTAAAGATAACTGCAATGACGAAAACTATTGGAATCAGTATTACTCTGCCAATACAAAATCCCGTAGCGGAACCACACAAAAACACCCATCATTGCAAAAGGAGAGACAATTTTCGTTCCCATCTGATTCCACAACGTTGAGTGATGCTGCTGCTCAGCATAACAACGTTAATAAACGCTTGTCGGTACCCAATGAATCTGAATATACAAAAGTGCCATTATTCTGGAAAGCCATTCATTTTCTCCCCATGTTGAGAGCTATTGATTTGGACGAAGTGAATCGACAAATTCGTTTGAAATCTAAAGATGACGATTTTGTTATCCCCGGATTACAAGCTGTACTAGGTGCAAGTcatgataatgataataaaaataacATTGATACTCGCCGGGCGAGTGTCGCTGATGGTGGTACAGGCATTTTCAAACCAGGTTACTCACTCTCGGCTACCAGAAGTGAGGATATTGGCGGATTACCCACTAGATGGGAGCCATCTGCAGAAAACCCCCATATTAACACTAATGCTAGTGCTACCGATGGCGAAGGTCGTAGTAGAAATGGAACAAGTGTTCCCACTGCTGTAAATATGGACTTCAGCGACGTGGTGGGAGAAGGCCCTCACGGTCCTGCATCGAAGAAACTATCATTGGCAACTGTCACACAAGATGATGCTATTGATATGCTGGCATTTTTAAAAGGTCCTACAACATAGAGGATATGAATCCCAGTAATTTCTAATAATTCTATGAAGGTTTGTAGTTATAACATTTTCGATATTTATTACTCCGTACTACATAAGCATACCGCGAAGTAAATCGCAAAGGGGCATAATGATTATAAGCTAGACTCCATTTAGCTGGATATACAAGCTATCACCAAAGGAGCTCAATGGACATATTATATCATAGGCGCTCACACATGTCAAGTCGGAACTGGAAAATATCATTAACTACTTTCAACTGTGGTAAGGCGTTGCCGTTTGATCAACCTCAATTAGTTTCGAGAATTCTTGAAGAACTGTTACCCAATACCATAGCTGATGATATTTACGTTATTGGATTGCAAGAATTCGTCCCCATCTGGCAAGGATCATTTGCAAGTGTGGTAGAACCACTTTTACAATCGCTGTCTGATCGAATAATGGAAAATCTGAATCAACAATCTGGTAAAGAATATAGCCTTGTCGGATTTTGCAATACTGGTGCCATTGGTCTTTTAGTAGTTGCTGACAAGAATCTAGTCAAGAATCAAGTTGTTACCTGTAACTACAGATGTGGATATTTTTGGTCCAGTTTGAAAGGTGCTGTTTCGTTATGCTGTTCTCTTTCGAGAGAAGGTGATGAACCAGAAACCTTCACCTTTATATGTAGCCATTTAGCTGCTAATAAGGGTGAGTCCTACAAGCAGCAACGCATTGAAGATTACAAGGCGATTATGGCCACTTGTCAAGAGCAATTCCGTTTGACAGCTTTCAAACAGGGCCACATTTTCTTTATGGGTGACTTAAACTTTAGATTGGAAGGTGACCAAGATTTAGAGCTCGATTATACTGATCCAGATATGATTAAACAACTCTCCAAGACCAGAGATGAGTTAAACATTTGTAAGGAAAAAGGTCTGATCTTCCAAGATTTCCAAGAAGCTAATATTGAATTCCCGCCAACGTACAAGTACATTACAAACCAAGCAGATGAGCTCAATAATAAAAGGGAACCTGCCTGGTGTGATAGAATTCTGTTCAAGAAATACCCACAAGAAGATCACAAGGTGGATGCCTACGTTTCCATCCGACGCTCGGAGACTTTACAGTTTTCAGATCATCAACCAGTCCATCTAGCCATTCAGGTCCCGCGGTTATCTGCAGCATCCACGATGAATTCACCGAGAAGCCTGCCCTTGACCCAGGGAACCCTGACGGGTGATGTTGCAGATAAAGTGATAGGTTACGGCGGTTGGGCAGTAACCAAGAGATTGCACTTTGTTGTAATACTACTAATAGTGATGTACctattttcaaaatcattttGATATGAGAGGGGTGAAAAGGACAACAAGCAAGTTTGAAATCAATTCAAGTCTAATCTCTTGAAGGAAGGGACTCTTCAAACCATTTTTTCGTTTGCTTCGATGAGAAGCGAATCTTTCAGACTATCTAATCAACTACTGTATAGCGATCGAAAATCTTGTTAAAAGACTTAAAATATTACTATAGAAGCTAGAATAGCTTCATATGTATGGCATTTAGATATAAGAATTGCTTTCGTTGGATTAGAAATATGAGCAACTACGTCAACGGATCGccatcaccatcatctcATGAGTTTGAAAAGCATCTACTCAAAGAGATTGAGAGCGTTAAGACAGACCAGCTCAATAAACGTAAGAGAAAGCAGATAGAATCCTCCTCGAAATCGCAGAAGACCAAAGCCCAAACTAACGAACTTCGTGATGAGAATGGTTTCAAATTGAGAGTAGTGGAGGTTAACAACAAGAGAAGCCGACAAGTGGATCCTGACTACGAAGTTGTCGTTGATGGTCCACTAAGAAGAATTACACCATACTATTTCACCTACCAgacattttgtaaattgaGATGGAGGGATAGAAACCTTTTCGAAGTGTTTTGTGATGAATTCAGAGACAGAGACCAAGATTACTATAGGAAAACTATCGCCGGTGGATCAGTCTATTTGAATGACGAACCTgccaatttggaaagtatTATACGCAATGGTGATTGCATTAGACACAAGATTCATCGTCATGAGCCACCAGTCACATCAAGACCTATTAAAGTTGTttatgaagatgaaaatctTTTAGTGATCGACAAGCCAAGTGGTATCCCAGTTCACCCCACAGGGCGTTATCGTTTCAATACTATTACaaaaatattggaaaagaagCTAGGGCGTACAGTTCACCCCTGTAACAGATTAGATAGATTGACAAGTGGACTTATGTTTATGGCCAAGACGCCCAAAGGTGCTGATGAAATGGCAGATCAGTTAAAGGCAAGAGAAGTAACTAAAGAGTACGTTGCAAGGGTTGTTGGCGAATTCCCTGTAGGTGAAGTCGTTGTTGACAATccattgaaatctttagaACCGAAACTGGGACTTAATGTCGTATGCGGcatggatgaagaaggtgctAAACATGCAAAGACTGTTTTCCGTAGGGTTAGTTATGATGGTGAGACCAGTATTGTGAAGTGTAAACCATTGACAGGTAGAACTCATCAGATTCGTGTTCATTTACAATACTTGGGACATCCAATTGCTAACGACCCAATATATTCTAACCTCAAGGTTTGGGGACCAAACCTTGgtaaaaatggtgaagCCGATTATTCACAAGTcattgagaaattgaatgCAATTGGCAGAACCGAATCTGCCCAAAGTTGGTACCATAGGGACTCTCAGGGTGAATTACTAGGGAATGAGAAATGCCCCCAGTGCGAGACAAGTCTTTTTACAGATCCGGGCCCCAGCGATTTAGACTTATGGTTGCATGCGTATTTTTACGAATCTACGGAATTGGATCCAACTACTGGTGATAAAAAATGGAGTTATTGCACTGAATTCCCAGATTGGGCCCTTGAGCCACACCGTAAATACATGAAATTAGCACTGGAACAAGCTGCTAAATGCGGACCAACGACAACTGCATTCAGCGTAGGTGCTGTTCTCATCAATGGCACTGAAGTGATCTCAACAGGATATTCAAGAGAATTACCAGGAAATACCCATGCTGAACAGTGTgctttggaaaaatatttCAGTAACACAGGCTCAAGTGAGCTACCAGAAGATACAATCATCTACACAACAATGGAGCCATGCTCCTTTAGACTTTCTGGCAACGATCCATGtgttcaaagaattatcAATACTAATGGAAAAATCAAGACAGTCTTCGTTGGTGTCCTAGAGCCTGATACTTTTGTCAAGAACAACTCAAGCCGTAGTTTACTGCAAAGACACGGTATTGACTACATAAAAATTCCTGGATATGAAGAAAAAGCTACAGAACTGGCCACTAAAGGACATGAAAAGACGAACTAGAGGCGCTTGAATGCCATTGAAGCCAATTTGTCTCTAATTTATACTATTATTTAGCGTATAATACTTGTTGACGATCgtaattgaaaaaatcacTGTGactaccaaaatttttcaactcttAGTATTAAACAGAGAAAGATAACATCGAAGGTCGAAATTATTTTACTTTAAACCTTGAAAGTCGTTAAATCGACCTGATAGAGCATTCTAGAGTGCTTTTTAGCTTTCCCCacatatttcaattgatcattgCAAGATGCCCCCAAGAAAGTTTCTAGGTTCCAAGAACTTAGCTGGAAGGGCTAAGGAGCATTCGCAGTTCTTAGAAGCCCTTAAATTGTACGAATCCAGACAGTAtaagaaatctttgaagacTTTAGATACTGTTCTAAAGAAAGATTCTTTAAATATTGATGCTTTAGCACTTAAAGGTTTGGACCTGTTGTCATTgggagaaaaaaaagatgctGAAAACTATGTGAAGAATGCAATTTCTAAGATCCAAAGTATTGGTGCATCTGCAATCTGTTGTCATGTTCTTGGTATTTATATGAGAAGTACGCAGAACTACGCTGAAGCTATCAAATGGTTTCAAACTTCTTTGGACAATGGATCAGCCAACCAGCAGATCTACAGAGATTTGGCTACTTTACAATCAcaaattggtgattttaAAGGTGCTTTGGCATCGAGGAAAACCTACTGGGAATCATTCTTAGGGTATCGTTCCAATTGGACGGGCCTGGCAGTGGCTCAAGATATTAATGGAGAACACGAAAAAGCAATCGACACCTTATCACAATTTGAGAAGTTAGTCGAGGGTAAATTGGGTGAACCTGAACTATATGAACATAATGAATGTCTCATGTATAAGAACGATATCATGTTTAGAGCCGCTGGTGATAATAAGGATAAATTGCATAACGTGTTGAACCATCTGAATGAAGTGGAAAAGGACATTTTCGACAAATATGGTGTCTTGGACCGTAAGGCAGCAATTTACCACAAATTAGGTGACTCTAAATTGGCCTCGAAGTATATCAGAATGTtaattcaaagaaaccctgatgatttccaattctacGGAAGATTGGAGGAAGCACTTGGCATTCAGAATGATAATGAGAAGAGGGAAATTTTGTATGGTAACTTACAAAAATTCTACCCCAGATCTGATCCACCAAAATTCATTCCCTTGACATTCATAGATGATAAGAGTAAATTGGAAGCCAAATTTGCAGATTACGTGATTGCTCAATTGAAGCGCGGTGTACCAGCAACTTTTGGTAATGTTAAACCTCTTTATAGGAGTAGAAGTGAATTTGTCCCAATCTCTGATAAAGTGgttaatgaatttttccaacaagTGGACCCTTACAAGGATCCCGTTTCCTATGTCTGGACGTGTTACTACTTAGCACAACACTACTTGTACgtcaaagatttttcaaaggctGAATCCTTTATCAATAAAGCTATTGAGAGTACTCCAACTCTAGTCGAGTTTTACATTTTGAAGGGTCGTATCCTAAAGGCCATTGGTAAATTAGACGAAGCCGCCGAATGGTTAGAGGAAGGTAGAAAGTTGGATCTACAAGACAGATTTATCAATACCAAGACAGTCAAATATTTGTTAAGAGCCAACAATGTCGATAAAGCTGTCGAAACAGTATCATTGTTTACCAAGAATGACGATTCTGTAAACGGTGTCAAGGATTTGCACTTGGTAGAAGCCGCTTGGTTTATCGTGGAGCAAGCTGAAGCTTATCACAGATTGTACTTGGAATCCAACAAAAGATTGCACGAAAAATTATCAGCTGTGAAGACCCAAGGacttgttgaagaagatgtggaaTCTCAATTAAAGGAGTTGAAACAATTAGAATGGTCAAcgaaaaaatatcaaggTTTATCACTTAAGAGATTTCAAGCCGTCGCTAAAATGTACAGACAATTTGAAGACGACCAACTAGATTTCCACTCTTATTGTATGAGAAAAGGCACTCCAAGAGCTTATCTAGAAATGTTGGATTGGGGTCGCAGGATCTACGGAAACCCAATGTACGTCCGTTCCATGAAAGGTGCATCCCAAATCTTATTCCAACTACACGATGAATCCGCAGAGAGCAAGAAGGAATTTGATGAGACCTTTAACGGTAtaatgaaagaaaatgcaaagaaatcaaagaagGTGAACTCTCAGTTGAACAAACATAGAGACGAGGAACGCAAAGCTTGCGTAGCATACTCTGAATCAGAAGATAAAGATGTATTTGGCCttgaattgatctcttcGCAAAATCCTTTGGAAGTGTTTTGGAATGAATTTTACAAGTCTTATGCTACCAAATCTTCGGAAGAAGCCCGTGATTATGTGTTAGAATTCGAATACCAATACAGAACAGGCAAACTGGCACTTTGTCTAGCAGCTCTTAACAAATATGCCAAATATCACGGCGAAAAATCAGGCCTTACTGGTGCCATGGCAATTACTCTCTTGCTAGCAACTCGTGAATCTGAACCATTCGAAGCCATTGCTCAAAAAGTGGCATTTAAAGGTTGTGAATCCATCAAGGATTTACCAGTGGCAGAAAGAGATAACCAAGAATTCGATTGGTGCTCTTTCTTTACAGAGCATTATGAACAAGATCTACCATCACTTTTGTTTCTGTACAAGCATGAACCCAGACAAGGGGAAACTTACAAGGCATTGATACTTAATCAAATCAGCACAGTGAGACCTCAACATCAAATGCAGGTATTACAATACCAACTCTGATTTTAAAAGACTATTTTAGCTTTTGTTTAGTGTTTATGTATTAAAAGCTCTGTGTCCCATCATAACAATGAGAATGAAAGAAAACCTTTTTATACCGATGTTAAACAACTAACTAACATTTGTATAAAGGAAACCTGAGGTAACCCAAGCTAAAAGAAAGAGTCGCAGCTCTATTTTCCAATAGTATTTCACAATTCAATATGAACGGCTCTGTACCTTCTTCAGTCCAATCTTCAAACAGTATATCCAAAGTGGACCGTAGACGTCGAGATAACATCAATGACAGAATTCAACAGTTGCTTACGATGATTCCACAGGAATTCTTTCAAGAGTACAACAGAAGCAACAACGACTCTGAAACTTCTCTATTGGACACACCTGTCAGTGGCACCCCCAAGGAAAGTTCTATCGCAAAGGCAAAGAGTACTGGTACCAAAGATGGTAAACCCAACAAAGGACAGATTCTTACACAGACTGTGGAATACATCAATGCACTACAAAACCAGGTGGATTCAAATAATAGAGAGGAAGCTGAATTAATCTTCAAAGTTCAAGAGCTCAGCAAGAAAACTGGTACCATTATTAACGATGTCAACTTAGAGAACACAAGTGCAGAAGTTGCACTGTCAAAGATAGGTGTTGGCCCATTAGCAGGTAATACCGATGAACCTCTACAGTCGGTTTCGCCCCAGCTACAAGCATCTTCAGTAGCAGCATCAACCGTACCCGGGTCAATACCCGCTCCTCAAAACTCTTCCAGAAGCACAAAAAGAACTAGTGGTTTTGAATACGGCGGATACACTGAATACAGTTAGAGAATACCAGAGCTGGTGAAAGCATAGCGGCTaattgaattatttgataatACTTTCAGGCTCATCGCTATTATCATCACTACTTACGAAGTGTtcttctcaattttttggaCAATCTGGGctctttcttccaatgaACCAAAACCTTTTAGAACCACTATTAAATTTGAGTGTATACAAGGTTACTTCTACCGAGCAGGGTTATCAAAGGATTTTTCTCGATATTTAGTAGTTAAAATGACTACTGTATTTGGTTCCAACGTGGAGGGTTTGTCCCATAAGAGACGGTATTCACAGAATGGTGAACAGGCGAAAGTTGCTGGAGATAAAAAGACGCGTTTAGGAGAAAGTAGTGATAATGCAAATGGAAATGGGACATACGCATCCGCTGATAACGTTTTGCAAGTACCTTCTAAGGGTgatgaattacaagatgtGAGTGTTGGTTCTCATGCACATGATACTGATGTATTAGCACCGGTGGCCCCACAGAAACAGATCAGTATTGGTAAAGACAGACATACGAACAAGTATGTTTTCCCACATATATCAAGAGATGATTTAGTAAACGCACgcaaatttttaaaatactATGGATTGaggaaatttttggataGCTATTTACCGGAGGAATTAAATTCGTTATACATTTATTTTTTGATTAAATTATTAGGCTTTGAAATAAAGGATAGAGAGATGGTGAATGCAATTTACAAACATGTGGAATTACCAGAACCAAGTGCACCACCAAGAAAAGACTTGATCTACAATGATTTTGAGGATCCTTTAGAGAAAAGACACGCTGTGCGtttgatcaaagatttacaaaaggcAATTAACAAAGTTCTTTGTACAAGATTAAGATTATCAAACTTTACAACTCCAGATGCATTTGTCGAAAGGTTGCAAAGTGCCAAAAGTATCTTAGTTTTAACAGGAGCAGGTGTTTCTACGTCACTCGGTATCCCAGATTTCCGTTCTTCAGAAGGTTTTTATTCCAAAATTCGTCATTTAGGCCTTGAAGATCCACAGGACGTTTTCAATTATGATATCTTCATGCAGGATCCTTCTGTTTTCTATAACATTGCACATTTGGtcttaccaccagaaaACATTTATTCACCGTTGCATGGA from the Zygosaccharomyces rouxii strain CBS732 chromosome B complete sequence genome contains:
- the NAT1 gene encoding peptide alpha-N-acetyltransferase complex A subunit NAT1 (similar to uniprot|P12945 Saccharomyces cerevisiae YDL040C NAT1 Subunit of the N-terminal acetyltransferase NatA (Nat1p Ard1p Nat5p) N-terminally acetylates many proteins which influences multiple processes such as the cell cycle heat-shock resistance mating sporulation and telomeric silencing) — its product is MPPRKFLGSKNLAGRAKEHSQFLEALKLYESRQYKKSLKTLDTVLKKDSLNIDALALKGLDLLSLGEKKDAENYVKNAISKIQSIGASAICCHVLGIYMRSTQNYAEAIKWFQTSLDNGSANQQIYRDLATLQSQIGDFKGALASRKTYWESFLGYRSNWTGLAVAQDINGEHEKAIDTLSQFEKLVEGKLGEPELYEHNECLMYKNDIMFRAAGDNKDKLHNVLNHLNEVEKDIFDKYGVLDRKAAIYHKLGDSKLASKYIRMLIQRNPDDFQFYGRLEEALGIQNDNEKREILYGNLQKFYPRSDPPKFIPLTFIDDKSKLEAKFADYVIAQLKRGVPATFGNVKPLYRSRSEFVPISDKVVNEFFQQVDPYKDPVSYVWTCYYLAQHYLYVKDFSKAESFINKAIESTPTLVEFYILKGRILKAIGKLDEAAEWLEEGRKLDLQDRFINTKTVKYLLRANNVDKAVETVSLFTKNDDSVNGVKDLHLVEAAWFIVEQAEAYHRLYLESNKRLHEKLSAVKTQGLVEEDVESQLKELKQLEWSTKKYQGLSLKRFQAVAKMYRQFEDDQLDFHSYCMRKGTPRAYLEMLDWGRRIYGNPMYVRSMKGASQILFQLHDESAESKKEFDETFNGIMKENAKKSKKVNSQLNKHRDEERKACVAYSESEDKDVFGLELISSQNPLEVFWNEFYKSYATKSSEEARDYVLEFEYQYRTGKLALCLAALNKYAKYHGEKSGLTGAMAITLLLATRESEPFEAIAQKVAFKGCESIKDLPVAERDNQEFDWCSFFTEHYEQDLPSLLFLYKHEPRQGETYKALILNQISTVRPQHQMQVLQYQL
- a CDS encoding uncharacterized protein (similar to uniprot|Q12362 Saccharomyces cerevisiae and weakly similar to YDL036C uniprot|Q12069 Saccharomyces cerevisiae YDL036C Hypothetical ORF); this encodes MAFRYKNCFRWIRNMSNYVNGSPSPSSHEFEKHLLKEIESVKTDQLNKRKRKQIESSSKSQKTKAQTNELRDENGFKLRVVEVNNKRSRQVDPDYEVVVDGPLRRITPYYFTYQTFCKLRWRDRNLFEVFCDEFRDRDQDYYRKTIAGGSVYLNDEPANLESIIRNGDCIRHKIHRHEPPVTSRPIKVVYEDENLLVIDKPSGIPVHPTGRYRFNTITKILEKKLGRTVHPCNRLDRLTSGLMFMAKTPKGADEMADQLKAREVTKEYVARVVGEFPVGEVVVDNPLKSLEPKLGLNVVCGMDEEGAKHAKTVFRRVSYDGETSIVKCKPLTGRTHQIRVHLQYLGHPIANDPIYSNLKVWGPNLGKNGEADYSQVIEKLNAIGRTESAQSWYHRDSQGELLGNEKCPQCETSLFTDPGPSDLDLWLHAYFYESTELDPTTGDKKWSYCTEFPDWALEPHRKYMKLALEQAAKCGPTTTAFSVGAVLINGTEVISTGYSRELPGNTHAEQCALEKYFSNTGSSELPEDTIIYTTMEPCSFRLSGNDPCVQRIINTNGKIKTVFVGVLEPDTFVKNNSSRSLLQRHGIDYIKIPGYEEKATELATKGHEKTN
- the INP54 gene encoding phosphoinositide 5-phosphatase INP54 (similar to uniprot|Q08227 Saccharomyces cerevisiae YOL065C INP54 Phosphatidylinositol 4 5-bisphosphate 5-phosphatase with a role in secretion localizes to the endoplasmic reticulum via the C-terminal tail lacks the Sac1 domain and proline-rich region found in the other 3 INP proteins), with protein sequence MDILYHRRSHMSSRNWKISLTTFNCGKALPFDQPQLVSRILEELLPNTIADDIYVIGLQEFVPIWQGSFASVVEPLLQSLSDRIMENLNQQSGKEYSLVGFCNTGAIGLLVVADKNLVKNQVVTCNYRCGYFWSSLKGAVSLCCSLSREGDEPETFTFICSHLAANKGESYKQQRIEDYKAIMATCQEQFRLTAFKQGHIFFMGDLNFRLEGDQDLELDYTDPDMIKQLSKTRDELNICKEKGLIFQDFQEANIEFPPTYKYITNQADELNNKREPAWCDRILFKKYPQEDHKVDAYVSIRRSETLQFSDHQPVHLAIQVPRLSAASTMNSPRSLPLTQGTLTGDVADKVIGYGGWAVTKRLHFVVILLIVMYLFSKSF
- the GPR1 gene encoding Gpr1p (similar to gnl|GLV|CAGL0K01507g Candida glabrata CAGL0K01507g and some similarites with YDL035C uniprot|Q12361 Saccharomyces cerevisiae YDL035C GPR1 Plasma membrane G- protein coupled receptor that interacts with the heterotrimeric G protein alpha subunit Gpa2p and with Plc1p sensor that integrates nutritional signals with the modulation of cell fate via PKA and cAMP synthesis), whose translation is MSNLVKELSHTTRPPLPTNNPHDLPLPHQLLHHNTTAANQVLGLPGMFSTFNAGQLKRLRTVAITSSALSLAFGVVAVFCLINIDKRRKVFRHDLLFFLIVCGFIKALVLMIYPMVILIRDSVYFNPYFFNILGWFTAYTVEGSDLAIFFFAVHFGLLIFRPSRKWRNRRTGNLEGGLYRMRALIWPLTGSIPLLLASLAFVDFTIIDEKKLLEETTLVLYNQRYESKNYARIGGYKPYSAWCYLPPYPLWYKLVLSWGPRYFLIIFILTLYAAIYAFVVKESRKIKRELGDFRRNNDGDEDRGRKKSVKSRSLRFSRFFTKPIAALMRAIKSFCISTDDISEQERDVSGAGTQEHGMFLSFFNGMNEANGRGGHDHNKHTGNNDGYHNDNNNTNTNNHNYNQNNIIGAGLGNDSGRVTRQMMGNPHQLHIDSVIQEGCENLDEEEGNSQVSEDLFGALSNPSGLHNENEAPPSPEEDDHRLKPSNSKMGVSPIHSIFRPLGGKKNHPEKSNAHTDQKKERVNDVQADFQRHTYAEMKRRRLQIQRNVKLIFVYPFSYIAIWIFPLVVDITQYRYEITHGPIVWLAYIATIVQPLNCFVDTIVFLFRERPWKYSWREVETKELMDAYMLKGELNESDIAELCSSELGRRGWYFRGRLERKDCWRHQPARWKRIAWYLYRFFKGTFKKDYDFKDNCNDENYWNQYYSANTKSRSGTTQKHPSLQKERQFSFPSDSTTLSDAAAQHNNVNKRLSVPNESEYTKVPLFWKAIHFLPMLRAIDLDEVNRQIRLKSKDDDFVIPGLQAVLGASHDNDNKNNIDTRRASVADGGTGIFKPGYSLSATRSEDIGGLPTRWEPSAENPHINTNASATDGEGRSRNGTSVPTAVNMDFSDVVGEGPHGPASKKLSLATVTQDDAIDMLAFLKGPTT